From a single Streptomyces liliifuscus genomic region:
- the hflX gene encoding GTPase HflX, which yields MTSSSSPSQDTQSFAQNYPDGLRADALMEEDVAWSHEVDGDRDGDQFDRSERAALRRVAGLSTELEDVTEVEYRQLRLERVVLVGVWTSGTATDSENSLAELAALAETAGALVLDGVIQRRDKPDAATYIGSGKANELRDIVLETGADTVICDGELSPGQLIHLEDVVKVKVIDRTALILDIFAQHAKSREGKAQVALAQMQYMLPRLRGWGQSLSRQMGGGKGGGLATRGPGETKIETDRRRIREKMAKMRREIADMKVGREIKRQERRRNKVPSVAIAGYTNAGKSSLLNRLTGAGVLVQNELFATLDPTVRRAETPSGRIYTLADTVGFVRHLPHHLVEAFRSTMEEVGDSDLILHVVDGSHPAPEEQLAAVREVVRDVGATKVPEIVVINKADAADPLVLQRLMRNEKRSIAVSARTGQGIAELLALIDVELPHPSVEIEVLVPYTLGRLVARAHSEGEVISEEHTPEGTLLKVRVHEELAAELAAYVPVPAV from the coding sequence ATGACCTCCTCTTCTTCCCCTTCCCAGGACACGCAGAGCTTCGCGCAGAACTACCCCGACGGTCTTCGGGCCGATGCCCTGATGGAAGAGGACGTCGCCTGGAGCCACGAGGTCGACGGAGACCGGGACGGCGACCAGTTCGACCGCTCCGAGCGTGCGGCCCTGCGCCGCGTCGCGGGCCTCTCCACCGAACTCGAGGACGTCACCGAGGTCGAGTACCGACAGCTCCGTCTGGAGCGCGTGGTGCTCGTCGGTGTGTGGACCTCCGGGACCGCGACCGATTCGGAGAACTCCCTCGCGGAGCTCGCCGCCCTCGCCGAGACCGCGGGCGCGCTCGTGCTCGACGGCGTCATCCAGCGCCGCGACAAGCCCGACGCGGCCACCTACATCGGCTCCGGCAAGGCCAACGAGCTGCGGGACATCGTGCTGGAGACCGGCGCGGACACCGTCATCTGTGACGGTGAGCTCTCACCGGGCCAGCTGATCCACCTCGAAGACGTCGTCAAGGTCAAGGTCATCGACCGTACGGCCCTGATCCTCGACATCTTCGCCCAGCACGCCAAGTCCCGAGAGGGCAAGGCGCAGGTCGCGCTCGCGCAGATGCAGTACATGCTGCCGAGGCTGCGAGGCTGGGGTCAGTCGCTGTCCCGTCAGATGGGCGGCGGCAAGGGCGGCGGACTCGCCACCCGTGGTCCCGGTGAGACCAAGATCGAGACCGACCGGCGTCGGATCCGCGAGAAGATGGCGAAGATGCGCCGGGAGATCGCGGACATGAAGGTCGGCCGCGAGATCAAGCGCCAGGAGCGCCGTCGCAACAAGGTGCCGTCCGTCGCCATCGCCGGGTACACCAACGCCGGCAAGTCCTCGCTGCTCAACCGCCTCACGGGCGCGGGCGTGCTGGTGCAGAACGAGCTGTTCGCCACCCTCGACCCGACCGTGCGCCGCGCCGAGACGCCCAGCGGGCGGATCTACACACTCGCGGACACCGTCGGCTTCGTCCGGCACCTGCCGCACCACCTCGTCGAGGCGTTCCGCTCCACGATGGAGGAGGTCGGGGACTCCGACCTGATCCTGCACGTGGTGGACGGTTCGCACCCGGCGCCGGAGGAGCAGCTGGCCGCCGTGCGCGAGGTCGTCCGTGACGTGGGCGCCACCAAGGTGCCCGAGATCGTGGTGATCAACAAGGCGGACGCGGCCGACCCGCTGGTGCTCCAGCGGCTCATGCGGAACGAGAAGCGGTCCATCGCCGTCTCGGCCCGCACGGGCCAGGGCATCGCCGAGCTGCTCGCGCTCATCGACGTCGAACTGCCGCACCCCTCGGTCGAGATCGAGGTGCTCGTGCCGTACACGCTCGGCCGACTGGTCGCGCGCGCCCACTCCGAGGGCGAGGTGATCTCCGAGGAGCACACCCCGGAGGGCACCCTGCTCAAGGTGCGGGTGCACGAGGAGCTGGCGGCGGAGCTGGCGGCGTACGTTCCGGTGCCGGCTGT
- a CDS encoding M1 family metallopeptidase: MLRTPRTTPRAGTPPQKVPRRLRTAFLASAASVCLIAASAPAPAPLGIGDRLFPHLGNPGYDVMAYDLAFTYPGSNSKPLPAVTTIVARPTDRLEQVNLDYSLGTVRSVEVNGEPAEFRSVGEDLVVTPAEPLPPGIRMRITVRHDSNPVSSKDQDSGWVRTEDGLAMANQADAGHRVFPSNDHPSDKALFTFRVTAPNGYTAVANGLPLDVNRRAAATTWTYRTEHPMATELAQISIGRSSVLHRSGPDGLPVRDVVPTKDRELLEPWLKKTPDQIAWMQEKVGDYPFETYGLLIAEARTGFELETQTLSLFERELFTRPEYPKWYVEAIMVHELAHQWFGDSVSPRTWSDLWLNEGHATWYEALYAEEKADRPMEARMRAAYRASDTWRATGGPPAAPKGAAPGEKLSIFRPNVYDGSALVLYALREEIGRRSFEQLQRTWVSTHHDGVADTADFMHLASGIADRDLSGFFEAWLYGEKTPPMPGHPDWRSEKPVEKPAKPAEKPAEKPAKPVEKPAKPTRQPQKTR; encoded by the coding sequence ATGCTGCGCACCCCCAGGACCACCCCCCGTGCCGGGACGCCACCCCAGAAGGTCCCCCGAAGGCTCCGCACGGCGTTCCTCGCCTCCGCCGCCTCCGTCTGCCTCATCGCCGCGAGCGCGCCCGCTCCGGCCCCGCTCGGCATCGGCGACCGGCTCTTCCCGCACCTGGGCAATCCCGGGTACGACGTCATGGCGTACGACCTCGCCTTCACCTATCCCGGCAGCAACAGCAAGCCGCTGCCGGCCGTCACCACGATCGTGGCCAGGCCGACAGACCGGCTGGAGCAGGTCAATCTTGACTACTCGCTCGGAACAGTGCGATCCGTCGAGGTCAACGGCGAGCCCGCGGAGTTCCGGAGCGTCGGCGAGGACCTGGTGGTCACCCCCGCGGAGCCACTGCCGCCCGGCATCCGGATGCGGATCACCGTGCGCCACGACAGCAACCCCGTGTCGAGCAAGGACCAGGACAGCGGCTGGGTGCGGACCGAGGACGGACTCGCGATGGCCAACCAGGCCGACGCCGGCCACCGGGTCTTCCCGAGCAACGACCACCCCTCGGACAAGGCCCTGTTCACCTTCCGGGTCACCGCGCCCAACGGCTACACGGCCGTCGCCAACGGGCTGCCCCTGGACGTGAACCGGCGCGCCGCGGCGACCACCTGGACGTACCGGACCGAGCACCCCATGGCCACCGAGCTGGCCCAGATCTCCATCGGCCGCTCCTCGGTGCTGCACCGGAGCGGACCGGACGGACTGCCCGTACGAGACGTCGTGCCCACCAAGGACCGCGAGCTGCTCGAACCGTGGCTCAAGAAGACACCCGACCAGATCGCCTGGATGCAGGAGAAGGTCGGCGACTACCCCTTCGAGACGTACGGGCTGCTGATCGCCGAGGCCCGCACCGGGTTCGAACTGGAGACACAGACACTCTCTCTCTTCGAGAGAGAGCTCTTCACCCGGCCCGAGTACCCGAAGTGGTACGTCGAGGCGATCATGGTGCACGAACTGGCGCACCAGTGGTTCGGCGACAGCGTCTCCCCGCGCACCTGGTCCGACCTGTGGCTCAACGAAGGCCACGCCACCTGGTACGAGGCCCTCTACGCCGAGGAGAAGGCCGACAGGCCCATGGAGGCGCGGATGCGTGCCGCCTACCGGGCCTCCGACACCTGGCGCGCCACGGGAGGCCCGCCCGCCGCGCCCAAGGGGGCCGCGCCCGGCGAGAAGCTCAGCATCTTCCGCCCGAACGTCTACGACGGCAGCGCCCTGGTCCTGTACGCGCTGCGCGAGGAGATCGGCCGCCGCTCCTTCGAGCAGCTGCAGCGGACCTGGGTGAGCACCCACCACGACGGGGTCGCGGACACCGCGGACTTCATGCACCTGGCCTCGGGCATCGCGGACCGGGATCTGAGCGGGTTCTTCGAGGCCTGGCTCTACGGGGAGAAGACCCCGCCCATGCCGGGCCACCCCGACTGGCGCAGCGAGAAGCCCGTGGAGAAGCCCGCCAAGCCTGCGGAGAAGCCGGCAGAGAAGCCCGCCAAGCCCGTGGAGAAGCCCGCCAAGCCCACTCGACAGCCGCAAAAAACCCGGTGA